In Chrysoperla carnea chromosome 2, inChrCarn1.1, whole genome shotgun sequence, the following proteins share a genomic window:
- the LOC123292610 gene encoding zinc finger protein 124-like encodes MFDVTKCRLCANVKPLIDLIDIKTPTDLNPSLEYKIYYCFQIQVVEDDKLPSTVCSKCYQKVDITYEFTEQVHKAQDLLHRSLGTQILTPDGDNMIDNLKLEYYDDNDNNENENEPTFNIPEVDDCDFIDVKNESQNNDDSLEETSKVTKRKTRSQVNPKSKLFIGNFKEDDDTDEETLKNTKRKTRTQINTARRKRLGSEAVKKEDRRALLILREWKDYKWKCSDCTEEFLSVKELRVHYKDVHKKSPVYKCLECLKVLDKYDGFQKHVRNHRNQHKFCCEICGKFSYNKEHHERHKETHSNERKYMCSTCGNSFKTPGSLKIHERLHLPPELREQYECDTCHKKLASQASLWSHKKLHTGIKEHTCDVCGKIFAQKTNLIQHASLHEEGMPFQCNLCPRSFKTARRLKRHNIVHTNVKPHKCDVCGKTFRAKQTLNDHKAIHSDYFPYECEHCKKGFKLKQLLKVHLRQHTGERPYGCVDCNHRFANWSNYNKHMKSRHGMNMKSPVTQLIHDQQQQMSK; translated from the exons ATGTTTGATGTAACAAAATGTCGTTTGTGTGCAAACGTAAAAccattaattgatttaattgatataaaaactCCAACTGATTTGAATCCAAGcttagaatataaaatttattattgttttcaaatacaAGTTGTCGAAGATGATAAATTACCTTCAACTGTGTGTTCGAAATGCTATCAGAAAGTTGATATTACATATGAATTTACTGAGCAAGTACATAAAGCTCAAGATTTATTACATAGATCACTGGGTACCCAAATATTAACACCTGACGGTGATAATATGATTGACaatttaaaattggaatattatgatgataatgataataatgaaaatgaaaatgaaccTACTTTCAATATTCCTGAAGTTGATGACTGCGATTTCATAGATGTTAAAAATG aaagTCAAAATAATGATGATTCACTTGAAGAAACTTCAAaagtaactaaaagaaaaacaCGATCACAGGTTAATCCAAAGTCCAAATTATTTATAGGAAATTTCAAAGAGGATGACGATACAGAtgaagaaactttaaaaaatactaaaagaaAAACACGAACACAG attAACACGGCTCGCAGAAAACGCTTAGGAAGTGAAGCAGTTAAAAAAGAAGATCGCAGAGCACTTCTGATTTTAAGAg aaTGGAAAGATTATAAATGGAAATGCAGTGATTGTACAGAAGAATTTTTATCAGTAAAAGAATTACGAGTACATTATAAAGACGTTCATAAAAAGTCACCCGTTTATAAATGTTTAGAATGTTTGAAAgttctagataaatatgatggatttcaaaaacatgttagaaatcatcgaaatcaacataaattttg CTGTGAAATATGTGGAAAATTCTCTTATAACAAAGAACATCACGAACGGCATAAAGAAACACATTCAAATGAACGAAAATATATGTGTTCGACATGTGGCAATTCCTTCAAAACTCCTGGTTCCCTAAAAATTCATGAACGATTGCATTTACCACCTGAATTAAGGGAACAATATGAGTGTGATACTTGCCATAAGAAATTGGCATCTCAAGCTAGTTTATGGtcacataaaaaattacatactg gtattaaagAACATACGTGTGATGTTTGTggtaaaatatttgcacaaaaaactaatttaatacaACATGCTTCGTTACACGAAGAAGGAATGCCATTTCAATGTAATTTATGTCCTCGGAG ttttaaaactGCAAGACGATTAAAAAGACATAATATTGTTCATACAAATGTTAAACCACATAAATGTGATGTTTGTGGTAAAACGTTTCGTGCAAAACAAACGTTAAACGATCATAAAGCAATTCATTCGGATTATTTTCCATATGAATGTGAACATtgtaaaaaaggttttaaattaaagcaattactaaag gttcATTTACGACAACATACAGGCGAAAGACCATATGGATGCGTAGATTGTAATCATCGTTTTGCAAATTGGTCTAATTATAACAAACATATGAAAAGTCGACATGGTATGAATATGAAATCACCTGTAACACAGTTAATTCATGATCAACAACAGCAAATGAGTAAATAA
- the LOC123293156 gene encoding protein FAM50 homolog, which produces MAHYKGAASEAGRAMQLMKKREQALQEIELRKKKIEEDLKINNIENKFATHYDAVEQQLKSSTIGLVTLNEMKAKQENIVKEREKKLAQKQAEKEREKQKALEAKQAEKNRQKKQIQALSFSLDEDETEENDDDGDDSNSKESWIEKIPNEAPLPPPKKKIRKNPDVDTSFLPDREREEEENRLREELRQEWAEKQTKLKEEEIEITFSYWDGSGHRRTVRMKKGNSMYQFLQKCLELLRKEFSELKTVMADQLMYVKEDLILPHHYTFYDFIVTKARGKSGPLFQFDVHDDVRMVSDATVEKEESHAGKVLLRSWYERNKHIFPASRWEPYDPTKSYDKYTISDKTKKTVP; this is translated from the exons ATGGCTCATTATAAGGGAGCTGCTAGCGAAGCAGGAAGAGCTATGCAATTAATGAAAAAACGTGAACAAGCACTTCAGGAAATTGAACTacgtaaaaagaaaattgaagagGACTTGaagattaataatattgaaaataaatttgcaacACATTATGATGCTGTTGAACAACAACTTAAG AGTTCCACCATTGGTTTGGTGACGCTGAATGAAATGAAagcaaaacaagaaaatatagtGAAAgaacgagaaaaaaaattagcccaaAAACAAGCCGAAAAAGAACGAGAAAAACAAAAAGCCTTAGAAGCTAAACAAGCtgaaaaaaatcgacaaaagAAACAA ATTCAAGCATTatcatttagtttggatgaagATGAAACTGAAGAAAATGACGATGATGGAGATGACAGTAATAGTAAAGAATCATGGATAGAAAAAATACCAAATGAGGCACCATTGCCAccaccaaaaaagaaaatacgtAAAAATCCGGATGTGGATACAAGTTTTTTACCAGATCGTGAAAGAGAAGAAGAAGAAAATCGATTACGTGAAGAATTACGTCAAGAATGGGCTGAAAAACAAACGAAAttaaaagaagaagaaattGAAATTACATTCAGTTATTGGGATGGATCTGGACACAGGCGAACTGTTCGAATGAAGAAAG gTAACTCCatgtatcaatttttacaaaaatgtttagaatTATTACGAAAAGAATTTAGCGAATTGAAAACTGTAATGGCTGATCAATTAATGTATGTTAAGGAAGATTTAATTCTACCGCATCACTACacgttttatgattttattgtgACAAAG GCTCGTGGAAAAAGTGGTCCATTATTCCAGTTTGATGTTCATGATGATGTTCGAATGGTTAGTGATGCTACCGTTGAAAAAGAAGAATCACATGCCGGTAAAGTTTTGTTGCGAAGCTGGTATGAACGTAATAAACATATATTCCCTGCGAGTAGATGGGAACCGTATGATCCAACAAAAAGCTATGACAAATATACAATTTctgataaaactaaaaaaactgttCCTTAG
- the LOC123291659 gene encoding BTB/POZ domain-containing protein 1-like, translating into MSSDRDPLGNAGNSDKREPRNGNNAVNNTNEEVCCSSSTDKPQNMLPLPSNHASQIQQASLDRESENNSLPRRSNSIGSASTSSCSTTSTAPITGPSGAPVYNWQALKTTVKERFTFMFNNEILADVHFIVGRDNQQQRIPAHKFVLSVGSAVFDAMFNGTLATKSDEIELPDVEPAAFLALLKFVYSDEVQIGPETVMTTLYTAKKYAVPALEKHCVDFLKSNLGSDNAFLLLTQARLFDEPQLASLCLDMIDKNTADALAADGFTDIDLDTLIAVLERDTLRIGESKLFQAIVRWSEAECTREELPLTPENQRSVLGRALTLIRFPLMSIEEFAIGPAQSGLLTDREVVQLFLYFTVNPKPSVGFLDVPRCCMTGKEQSVSRFQQIESRWGYSGTSDRIRFIVDRRIFVVGFGLYGSIHGPAEYDVHLQLIHTATNRLCGSNKTSFNCDGSNYTFRVMFKEPIEIIPNTNYTASATLKGPDSHYGTKGARKITIDGSGDSRVTFQFSYAAGNNNGTSVEDGQIPEIIFYT; encoded by the exons atgtcATCTGATCGAGATCCTTTGGGAAATGCAGGAAACTCCGATAAACGTGAACCAAGAAATGGAAATAATGCTGTCAACAATACTAATGAGGAGGTTTGTTGCTCATCATCAACGGATAAACCACAAAATATGCTACCATTGCCATCAAATCATGCAAGTCAAATTCAACAAGCATCCCTTGATCGTGAATCTGAAAATAATAGCCTACCACGTCGTTCAAATAGTATTGGTTCTGCCAGCACAAGTTCATGTAGTACTACATCGACAGCTCCAATAACGGGACCAAGTGGTGCACCTGTTTACAATTGGCAAGCATTAAAAACAACAGTTAAAGAACGTTTTACTTTCATGTTCAACAATGAAATATTAGCTGACGTTCATTTTATTGTGGGAAGAGATAATCAACAACAACGTATTCCGGCTCACAAGTTTGTGCTGTCGGTTGGAAGTGCTGTTTTCGATGCGATGTTTAATGGTACTTTAGCTACGAAATCGGATGAAATTGAATTACCTGACGTCGAGCCCGCTGCATTTTTGGCAttacttaaatttgtttattcggATGAAGTTCAAATTGGACCAGAAACAGTGATGACTACTTTATACACCGCAAAGAAATACGCTGTCCCGGCACTAGAAAAACATTGtgtcgattttttaaaaagcaatttgGGTAGTGAtaatgcttttttattattgaccCAAGCACGTTTATTTGATGAACCACAATTAGCATCTTTGTGTTTGGACATGATTGATAAAAACACAGCAGATGCTTTGGCTGCTGATGGATTTACCGATATAGACCTGGATACTTTGATTGCTGTTTTAGAGCGTGATACATTACGAATTGGCGAATCCAAATTATTTCAAGCTATTGTACGGTGGTCCGAAGCTGAATGTACCAGAGAAGAACTACCGTTAACACCAGAAAATCAACGTTCAGTTTTAGGGCGTGCATTAACGTTAATACGTTTCCCCTTGATGTCGATTGAAGAATTTGCTATTGGACCAGCACAAAGTGGCTTATTGACGGATCGCGAAGttgtacaattatttttgtattttacagtAAACCCAAAACCATCTGTTGGATTTTTAGACGTACCAAGATGCTGCATGACTGGCAAAGAACAATCAGTGAGTAGATTTCAACAAATTGAAAGTCGTTGGGGCTACAGCGGTACAAGCGATCGCATTCGATTTATTGTTGATCGGCGGATTTTTGTTGTGGGATTTGGTTTATATGGTTCCATTCATGGACCAGCAGAATACGATGTGCATTTACAATTGATACACACGGCAACGAACAGATTATGCGGTTCTAATAAAACCTCATTTAATTGCGATGGGTCAAATTATACGTTCCGAGTGATGTTCAAGGAACCAATTGAAATTATACCAAATACAAATTATACGGCTAGTGCCACACTTAAG gGCCCAGATTCACATTATGGAACTAAAGGAGCAAGAAAAATTACAATCGATGGTTCGGGTGATTCGCGTGTAACGTTTCAGTTTTCATACGCCGCAGGAAATAACAATGGCACATCTGTAGAAGATGGACAAATAcccgaaattatattttatacgtaa
- the LOC123292449 gene encoding fructose-bisphosphate aldolase-like, translated as MTTNVQHLSKQQCLELTKVTSAILAKGKGIIAADDALDDIGRKLKNVGLENTVENRRKYRELLITADKEMALYVSGIILTPETLYQKTSNGVRFVDVLNQKGIIPGVNVDGGLVDLPFTEDVATQGLDNLHVRCAEYKKEGARFAKWRVAYKITETTPSMLSIQENAKILARYASICQANGLVPIVEPDVSIEGNHDLERCQKVYEVVLSHVYKALVDYKVYLEGTLLKTAFVTPGLSVLKSKTMAQIGAATISTLQRTVPAAVPGIVFLSGGLSETDATLCLNSVTKEAATRLTIDKRGSKCPWTLTFCYGRALQFTAWKVWDGKDKNVKEAQEEVIKRSKTNSLASLGKY; from the exons ATGACTACAAACGTACAACATTTATCGAAACAACAATGCTTGGAATTAACAAAGGTAACAAGTGCAATATTAGCTAAAGGAAAAGGAATAATAGCCGCTGATGATGCACTTGATGATATtggacgaaaattaaaaaatgttggatTAGAAAATACTGTTGAAAATCGCCGTAAATATCGTGAATTACTTATTACTGCTGACAAGGAAATGGCTCTTTATGTATCTGGAATTATATTGACACCTGAAACACTTTATCAGAAAACATCTAACG gtGTTCGATTTGTGGATGTTTTAAACCAAAAAGGAATAATACCGGGTGTAAATGTTGATGGTGGTCTAGTGGATTTACCATTTACCGAAGATGTTGCTACTCAAGGATTGGATAATTTACATGTACGATGTGCTGAATATAAAAAAGAGGGTGCAAGATTTGCCAAATGGCGTGTAGCGTATAAAATTACAGAAACTACACCATCAATGCTATCAATTCAAGAAAATGCTAAAATACTTGCACGATACGCTTCTATATGTCAAGCGAATGGTTTAGTTCCAATTGTTGAACCAGATGTTTCAATTGAAGGTAATCATGATTTGGAAAGATGTCAAAAAGTTTATGAAGTGGTCTTATCACATGTTTATAAAGCTTTGGTGGATTATAAAGTGTACTTAGAAggaactttattaaaaacagcattt gtgacCCCAGGTCTTtctgttttaaaatcaaaaactatgGCACAAATTGGTGCCGCAACAATATCAACTTTACAAAGGACCGTACCAGCCGCTGTACCTGGCATTGTATTCCTTTCTGGTGGACTATCCGAAACAGATGCTACATTATGTTTAAATTCTGTTACAAAAGAAGCTGCAACTCGTTTAACAATCGATAAAAGAGGTAGCAAATGTCCATGGACATTAACATTCTGTTATGGACGTGCTTTACAATTCACTGCATGGAAAGTTTGGGATGGTAAAGATAAAAACGTGAAAGAAGCTCAAGAAGAAGTTATAAAACGTTCAAAA acaaATAGCTTGGCTTCTTTAGGAAAATACTAA